The following coding sequences are from one Pongo abelii isolate AG06213 chromosome 3, NHGRI_mPonAbe1-v2.0_pri, whole genome shotgun sequence window:
- the LOC103889263 gene encoding alpha-S2-casein-like, whose protein sequence is MKFFIFTCLLAVALAHHEIKHSSSSSEESASIYQEETANKIDTMQSSSSLSSEESAQVSTENNELTKEERIYLKQMESTSVSQEESAEVFPEMKTNQFLQKFTVPQYVQAVPLVVYEPVESHSGKHLPIYSHLEERVRFLN, encoded by the exons ATGAAGTTCTTCATCTTTACCTGCCTTTTGGCTGTTGCTCTGGCACATCAT gaaataaagcactcctccTCTTCCAGTGAG gaaTCTGCCAGCATCTACCAAGAA GAAACTGCAAATAAAATAGATACAATG CAATCTTCTAGCAGTTTATCTAGTGAG GAATCTGCTCAAGTATCCACTGAA AACAATGAACTGACTAAGGAAGAAAGGATCTACTTAAAGCAGATG gAATCTACCAGCGTCTCCCAAGAA gaATCTGCTGAAGTATTCCCTGAG ATGAAAACCAACCAGTTTCTCCAGAAGTTCACTGTCCCCCAGTATGTCCAGGCTGTTCCCCTTGTAGTCTATGAACCTGTGGAATCACATTCAGGAAAACACCTACCCATATATTCCCATTTGG aagaaCGTGTAAGATTCTTGAATTAA
- the HTN1 gene encoding histatin-1 isoform X2: MKFFVFALILALMISMTRHHGYRRKFHEKHHSHREFPFYGDYR, translated from the exons ATGaagttttttgtctttgctttaatCTTGGCTCTCATGATTTCCATGACT agaCATCATGGGTATAGAAGAAAATTCCAT GAAAAGCATCATTCACATCGAGAATTTCCATTTTATGGAGACTATAGATGA
- the HTN1 gene encoding histatin-1 isoform X1, translating to MKFFVFALILALMISMTRADSHEKRHHGYRRKFHEKHHSHREFPFYGDYR from the exons ATGaagttttttgtctttgctttaatCTTGGCTCTCATGATTTCCATGACT agaGCTGATTCACATGAAAAG agaCATCATGGGTATAGAAGAAAATTCCAT GAAAAGCATCATTCACATCGAGAATTTCCATTTTATGGAGACTATAGATGA